A stretch of bacterium DNA encodes these proteins:
- the nikR gene encoding nickel-responsive transcriptional regulator NikR translates to MRNTENHDEEAGAVRFSVSMEPELLTGFEALLRKTGWSRSKAIRDLVRSRLAESELESGSAVGVLSYVYGHDQPELARRLMQVQHDAFAEVVSSTHVHLDRHECLEVLILRGPAADLRELANRLLALKGVRQGSLTLTPARCPLARAHQHEAHHARSS, encoded by the coding sequence ATGCGTAACACCGAGAACCATGACGAAGAAGCCGGGGCGGTGCGGTTCAGCGTCTCGATGGAGCCGGAGCTGCTGACCGGGTTTGAGGCCCTTCTCCGGAAGACAGGCTGGTCCCGTTCCAAGGCAATCCGCGACCTGGTGCGAAGCCGGCTGGCCGAATCAGAACTTGAGTCCGGCTCAGCAGTGGGCGTGCTGTCATACGTCTACGGGCACGACCAGCCGGAGTTGGCGCGGCGCCTGATGCAGGTGCAGCACGATGCCTTTGCCGAGGTCGTTTCCTCGACTCATGTCCATCTCGACCGGCACGAGTGCCTCGAAGTGCTGATTCTCCGCGGCCCGGCGGCCGACCTGCGGGAACTCGCCAACCGCCTGCTCGCGCTCAAGGGCGTACGACAAGGCAGCCTGACCCTGACCCCGGCGCGCTGTCCGCTCGCCCGAGCACACCAACACGAGGCACACCATGCGAGGAGTTCCTGA
- a CDS encoding zinc ABC transporter substrate-binding protein translates to MAKKLLMRLFLVGVTIFGCARPSGRIRVVASTTLISTIVQTIGGDRFAVTTIAPAGLCPGQFDLKPSDVTAANNARLILNHGWEAWYPALEKAIIPPGPRRVTLATQGNWMIPELQKQAAAEITTLLQGLDPGHADTYRLAGLRYGADVDSAAVAARTLLAGKQLPAVIAADQQAPFVASLGFRVVATFGRAEDFTAQGLTRLARVALDSGASLVVDNLQSGPDAGRPLAEALKAKHVTLTNFPLHGSYRQALLDNASALAQAVGTGAGD, encoded by the coding sequence ATGGCAAAGAAGCTCTTGATGCGATTGTTCCTCGTCGGGGTTACGATCTTCGGTTGCGCCCGGCCGTCAGGCCGAATCCGTGTGGTCGCCTCTACCACGCTCATCAGCACGATTGTACAAACGATTGGCGGTGACCGATTCGCAGTCACTACCATTGCCCCGGCCGGGCTGTGTCCGGGGCAGTTCGACCTGAAGCCGTCGGATGTGACTGCGGCGAACAACGCCCGGCTCATCCTGAACCACGGCTGGGAAGCCTGGTACCCGGCGCTGGAGAAGGCGATCATCCCGCCCGGCCCGAGGAGAGTGACGCTTGCGACACAGGGAAACTGGATGATTCCCGAACTACAGAAGCAGGCAGCCGCTGAAATTACCACCTTGTTGCAGGGACTCGACCCGGGGCACGCCGACACATATCGGCTGGCAGGGTTGCGCTACGGGGCCGATGTCGACTCGGCCGCGGTTGCCGCACGGACGCTGCTCGCAGGAAAGCAACTGCCGGCGGTAATCGCGGCTGACCAGCAGGCGCCGTTCGTCGCGTCACTCGGATTCCGGGTGGTGGCGACCTTTGGTCGGGCCGAGGACTTCACCGCTCAGGGACTCACCCGCCTGGCTCGCGTCGCGCTCGACTCCGGCGCAAGCCTCGTCGTCGATAATCTGCAATCCGGCCCGGACGCGGGCAGGCCGCTCGCCGAGGCGCTCAAGGCAAAGCACGTCACCCTGACCAACTTCCCGCTGCACGGGTCCTACCGCCAGGCGCTGCTCGACA